In Beijerinckiaceae bacterium, the sequence AATGCATAAATAAGGGGGATGACCCGTTTTCTTTCTTGGACGGTTTTGCTTGGCGCTCTGGTTGCGGCCACCTCATCCGTCACGCTGGGACAGAATTTGCCGCTCACAACCACTGCCACGGGAGTTATGCTTCACGCGGCACCGGCGACCGTGACCTTGGCGCCGTTGCCCGCGTTTGCGCCCGCCTTAACAAACGCGCAGGCCGACAGGGTTCCCATCGTTCTAGCGATTGAAGGGGTGGCCGGGCAGCCAGCCCAGCCGGTGCGCATCAACGTCTTCGTCGGCAAGCCCGACGCGGACGCGAACACCTCGACCGACGATCCGCACTTCGTCGGATATATTGCGATCGCTCCCAAATATGGCGCGGACAAATCGAGCGGCCGGGAGATTGGCCGCAGTTTCGATGTCTCGAACTTGGATTTTGGAACGGGGACCACCGGATTGCCGGTGACGCTTGTCCCGGTGACCGGGATTGCGGAGGCTCCGCAGGATTTATCCTTGAGCGTGCGCCAGATCGGTTTCCATCGCGGCGAATAGGGCAGTCAACATGCCGGGGGTCTATTTACGGCACCACGCGCCCGGTCGAGTCCCAGCCCCGCAGCGTCCGACGGATCCAGGGCATTTGCGGCGTGATCTGTACCGCTTCGGTCATGGCACCGCATAGAAAGCCATTTTCCCCCTTGGCTTTGATTGCCACCGCAACAAGACGCGGTTCATCCAGAGCAAACACCGGCGCTCCCGAATCGCCCGTACAGCCGCCAAGGCCGGCGTCCTCAGGGTCCCTAAGCCAAACAAGCGCCGGCGATTTCGGCGGGTTGGTCACCACAACGCCCTGCCGCAAGACGCCCGACGTCCCGCCCCTTGTTTCATCCGCGCGGCCAAAACCCACGAGTCTCAGCAAGTCACCGATTCGGACCGCCCCAATGTCGGAGAGTTTCACCGGCCTGAATGAGGCGGGGAGGGGCGTGGCGAGCCGCAGCAGCGCAAGATCGATGGAGACGATGTGCTGGCGCCCAATGTTGGGCCGATAGCCCGGATGAATGGCGATCGTCGCAACACCGAAGGGAACCAGTTCCCCCTGCGCGTCGCGGTAGAAAACTTGCGTGTCGTCAAGGTCGGTAATGCAATGGGCGGCGGTCAGAACGACATTTTGCGAAATCACGCTGGCGGTACAAAAGTCGGCCTCGCCGCCGCTCCGGTTCATCACCATCACAACATAGGGGGCAAATTCGGGGGCCTGGTAGGCGGGACCGACGAGAGTGGTCGCGGGCGTCGCCAACACCATGGCGAACACCCACGTCAGCAGGGCGCGCACCCCAAAGCTTTGGGCCCTCGAACCGGCCGTTGCGGCCTTGGCGGAATAAAAATAACTGCGCATGCTCGCAATATTCATGGCTCATTCATTGTCGGCGCGCCAGCCTCGAAAAATGGTTTTTTTTGTCGTGGTCGCTTTGGCGAGTTATCTCAGTCTTGGCAATTATGTTCGGGCGGAGCCCGAGCGATCCCATATTTGCTTTTCTACGGCGGAGACGCGCGAAAAGATTGTCGTACATGAGCTTTCAGAGCCTTTTCATCTGATGCGGAGCACAGCGGGTCGGTTGAAGGCCGAGGCCATAGGTGTAAAGCTTTGTCGATTGGATGAGAATCTCGTCTATGAGATCAGCCTGTTGCGTCACGACGGACGGGTCATCAAGACTTTTGTCGATGCAAAAACCGGCGAAGCCATCGATTTAAAAAATGGACCGTGAACGGTTCGTCGGCCTGGAGGATTGCGGATCGTGCGGCTGCTCGTGGTGGAGGACGACAAGGATCTCAATCGCCAGATGGTCGCTGCGCTTTCGCAGGCGGGCTATGTCGTCGACCGCGCCTTCGACGGTGAAGAAGGGTGGTTTTTGGGCGATACCGAACCTTATGACGCCGTGGTTCTCGATCTGGGCCTGCCCAAAAAAGACGGCACCTCCGTGCTGATGGAATGGCGGCGGGCCGGCCGGCTCATGCCGGTATTGATTCTTACCGCGCGCGATCGGTGGACCGACAAGGTTCAAGGTTTCGACGCCGGAGCCGATGATTATGTGGCCAAGCCGTTCCATATGGAGGAGGTTCTGGCGCGGGTACGTGCGCTCCTGCGGCGCGCCGCCGGCCATGCACGGAGCGAATTCAGCTGCGGTCCGCTGCATCTCGATACCCGCTCAGGCCGGGTTGCTGTCGACGGCAATCCGGTCAAGCTCACGTCGCATGAATATCGGCTTCTTTCCTATTTGATGCATCATCACGGCCGGGTCGTTTCCCGCAGCGAGATCGTCGAACATCTTTACGATCAGCATTTCGACCGGGATTCCAATACGATCGAGGTGTTCGTCGGGCGGCTGCGCAAGAAACTCGGCGTCGATGTCATCCAGACGATCCGCGGTCTCGGCTATCTCCTGGCCGAGCCGGAAACCAAGATCACGGACGGCAAACCCCCGCGGGCCGATCCCTCCGCCGGCAACTGAGGCCGTTCCATGCGATCGGACGACGTTCCGGCAAAGCCGAGGCCACACTCGATCGCGAAGCGGCTGTTTTTTTCGGCGGCGCTTTTGAGTTCGGCGATCCTGCTCGTCGCGGGACTGGTTCTTTCGACCATCTACCGGCGCACGGCCGAGGCCAATTTTGATGAACGCCTCAGCGTCTATCTGCACGCTCTCGTCGCCGACATCGCAACGCCGAGAGAAGACAGCCGGACCGCGCCGGGCCAGCTTGGCGAACCGCAATTCGAACTGCCCTTATCCGGCTGGTATTGGCAGATCACGCGTCTCGACTTGGACAAGCCCGAGATCAGGAGTTCGCGCTCGCTGTTTGCGGCCAAGCTTCCACGGCTTTCCGAGAGCGGCATTCCCGCCGGTATCGGCGGTGCCCGCAGAGGCTATGCAAAAGGGCCGGACGAGCGCGTTCTGCGGCTGCTCGAACGCATCATCGATACCGGCGATCAAGGCATTTATCTTGTTCAAGTGGCCGCCAGAACCGACGAAATCGATACTCAGATTTCGCGGTTCGAGATCGAACTCATTATCACTTTTTCGGCTCTTGCTCTGGCCCTCGTCATGTCCTCCGCGGCCCAGCTTCGTTATGGCCTGAAGCCGCTTTGGCAATTACGGGAAGGCGTCGCAGCGATCCGGCGCGGCGAAGCCGAGAAGATCGAAGGCGATTTCCCGCAAGATCTGGCGCCGCTGGCGGGCGAGCTCAATCTGCTGATCGGGGCCAATCGCGAAGTTGTGGAGCGTGCCCGCACCCAAGTCGGCAACCTTGCCCATGCCCTCAAAACGCCGCTCAGCGTGATCGTCAACGAGGCTGCGATCGATCCCGGCCCGCTCGCCAACAAGGTCGAGGAGCAGGCGGCGATCATGCGCGACCAGGTGTCCTATTATCTGAACCGCGCCCGGGCGGCAGTGCGGGCCAGGACGACCGGTGGGGTGACCGAGGTCGGTCCAGCGGTGGAAGGCTTGGTCAGGACCTTTGAAAAAATCTATGCGCAGCGGGCAATCGAGTTTTCGGTTCTTATGCCGAGGCTGGTGAGGTTCCAGGGCGAACGTCAGGATTTCGAGGAGATGGTTGGCAATCTCGTCGATAATGCCGGTAAATGGGCGCATGAGCAGGTCATGATCGGCATTGTGGCGGAGCCCTGGCGCAACATCGCGGAGCGTCCTTTTTTCCACGTCACCATTGAGGATGATGGGCCGGGCCTTGCCGCCGAGCTGCGTCAGGCGGCGCTTGCCCGCGGCCAAAGGCTTGACGAAACAAAACCTGGGTCCGGCCTTGGGCTCGCCATCGTCGCGGATCTGGCCTCGCTTTATGGCGGCCAACTGACCCTCGACGATAGTCCCAAGGGGGGGCTCCGCGCCGACCTCAGGCTTCCCTCGGGGTGAAAACGAAGGCGGCCCTTGCATGCGCCGGGGCAATGGCTATTAAAGCTGCATGTTATGGGTGATCTTCGCGGTTTTGACCGCAATTGCTGTCATGGGCGTGCTGTGGCCGCTTGCAAAAGCCCCGCGCGGCAGGGCGCGGGCTGAACTTGATATTGCCCTCTATAAGGCTCAGCTTGCCGAAATCGGCCGGGATGAATCGCAGGCGCTGGTGACGCCGGAGGATGCCCAGGCCGCTAGGGCGCAAGCCGCCCGCCGGCTGATGGGCGTCGCGGAAAGCGCAACCGAACCCTCGCCGGCCACATCCGTAACCAGGGTCAGGCTTGCCGCCGTCGCCGTCCTTATCTTTGTCCCGGCTCTCGCGCTCGGTCTTTATTTAATGATAGGCCGGCCGGAATTGCCGGATGCGCCGCTTGCCGCCAGACTCGAAAATCCGCCCTCGCGCACGGATTTTGCCGCTGCCATCGCCAAAATCGAGGCGCATCTTGCGGAGCATCCGGAAGATGGGCGCGGCTTCGAGGTTCTGGCGCCGGTTTATCTGCGGATGGGGCGCCCCGAGGAGGCCGCGCGCGCGGCCCGCGCCGCGCTGCGTCTCCTGGGCGAGACGCCGGAGCGGCTCATTCTTTATGGGGAGGCTTTGGTGAATGCCGCCCATGGCAGCGTGACGCCGGAAGCCAAGCAATCTTTCGAAGCTGCGCTCGAAAAAGCCCCCTCAGCCGAAAAGCCCCGCTTCTTCCTTGGGCTTGCCGCCGAGCAGGCGGGAGACAAGGCAGGTGCCGCGGAATTTTGGAACAAGCTGATCGCAGATGCCCCCGCGGATGCGCCCTGGGTGCCCGTGCTGCGGGAGCGGATTGCGGCGCTCGAAGGCGTCGCCGAGCCACGCAACAATGAATTGGCGGCAAAGATCGAGGCGATGCCCGATGCGGACCGCATGAGCGCCGTTCGTTCCATGGTCGATGGGCTGGCCGCGCGGCTCGCTCAAAACGGGCAGGATCTCGAAGGCTGGCTTCGCTTGGTTCGCTCCTATACGGTTCTTCACGAACCCGGCAAGGCTCGCTCCGCTCTCAACGATGCAAAGCGCAATCTCGCAAGCGATCCGAGCGCCATTGCGCGCATCGATGCCTTGGCGCGCGAACTTGGACTCGAAAGTTAATCGCCCATGACGCGCAAGCAACGCCGTCTCGTCTTGATTTCTTCGGCGCTTGCCACGCTCGGATTCGCCGTGGGCCTCGTTCTGCTCGCCTTGCGCGACAATATCGTTTTTTTCTACGGGCCGACCGAGCTTGCGCAAAAGGCGCCGCAACCGGGCCAGAGGCTGCGCATCGGCGGTCTCGTCAAGCAAGGCTCCCTGGTTCACGAAGCCGGGCAAACCATTCGCTTTGCCGTCACGGATTCCAAGCAACAGGTCGAGGTGACCTACACCGGCTTCCTGCCGGATTTGTTCAAGGAAGGGCAGGGCGTGGTCGCCGAAGGCACGCTGGGCACGGATAAGATCTTCCATGCCGACAGCGTCCTTGCCAAGCACGATGAACGTTATATGCCGCGCGAGGTCGCCGATGCCTTGAAGAAGCAGGGTGTCTGGCGGGAGGGCGAGGACGTGCCCCATGCCGATGTTGGCAAGTGAGACTTTGCGAATGAGACTCGAATGATTGTCGAAACCGGTCACTACGCGCTTGTCCTCGCCCTGGCGCTTGCGCTCGTCAATTCGGTTTTGCCGATCTGGGGGAGTATCGCGCGGGACCAGCGGCTGATGGCTGTTGCCCCTCCGTCCGCGATTATCGGCTTCGGACTTGTCGCTTATGCCTATTTCGCCTTGACCGTCGCGCATGTCGTTTCCGACTTCTCGCTCGTCAATGTCGTCGAGAACTCGCATTCGGCGAAACCGTTGATCTATAAAATCACCGGCGTCTGGGGCAATCACGAAGGCTCGATGCTTTTGTGGGTGCTGGTTCTCTCGCTGTTTGGCGCAGCGGTCGCTGCGTTCTCGCGATCGATGCCGGAGGATTTGCGCGCCAATGTGCTGGCCGTGCAATCCTGGATCGCCGCGGCCTTTCTGTTGTTCATTCTTCTGACGTCCAATCCTTTCGCGCGGCTCGCGGGAGCCCCCGCCGAAGGAAATGATTTGAATCCGCTCCTGCAGGATCCGGGCCTCGCGATCCATCCGCCTCTGCTTTATCTCGGCTATGTCGGGCTCTCGATCACCTATTCCTTTGCTGCGGCAGCTTTGATCTCGGGCCGAATCGACGCGGTCTTCGCGCGTTTCGTGCGCCCCTGGACCCTGATCGCCTGGATCTCGCTGACGCTCGGGATCGCGATGGGGTCTTATTGGGCCTATTATACTTTGGGATGGGGCGGCTTCTGGTTCTGGGATCCGGTTGAGAATGCCTCGCTGATGCCCTGGCTTGCCGCGACCGCGCTCCTGCATTGCACGGTGGTGATGGAAAAGCGCGATGCCTTAAAAATCTGGACGATCTTTCTTGCGATCCTAGCCTTTTCCCTGTCGCTGCTTGGAACTTTCTTGGTTCGCTCCGGCGTTCTGACCTCGGTCCATGCGTTTGCCAACGATCCCCGGCGCGGGGTTTTCATTCTTCTCATCCTGGTGGTCTTCATTGGCGGTTCGCTTGCCCTGTTCGCTTTGCGGGCGGGCGGCCTGAAGCAGGGCGGCCTCTTCGCTCCGATCTCCCGCGAAGGCGCTCTCGTCGTCAACAATCTCCTCTTGACCACCTGCTGCGCGACGGTCTTCGTCGGCACCCTGTATCCGCTCGTGCTCGAGGCCCTGACCGGGGAAAAAATCTCGGTCGGCGCGCCCTTCTTCAATCTGACCTTTGTGCCACTCTTCATTCCGCTGTTCATTCTTATGCCGGTTGGACAGTGCCTGCCTTGGAAACGCGGCGATCTCGCCGCTGTCGCGCAAAGGCTCACCGCCGCTTTCGCGGTCGGGCTTGCCTACATGGCCCTTCTCTCGATCTGGCGCGGCGGTCCGGCGATCAGCGTGATCCTCTCCGGTGTCGCGGTTTATGTGATCCTCGGCTCTTTCGCCGATCTCGGCAGGCGCCTTTTCGGCGGCGGCTACTCTGCCGACATGGTCAGCCAGCGCCTGCGGGGGATCCCGCGCCATGCCTTCGGCACGGCCTTCGCCCATGCTGGGCTCGGCGTGACCTTGCTCGGCCTTGCCGCTACCGGCTGGGGCGCCGAAAAGATTACCGCCTTGAATCCCAGCGAAAAAATTGAGATCGGCCCTTACGAATTGACATTCGAAAGCGTCGTGCCGCGCAATGTGGCGAATTATTCCGAACTCGTCGGCCGCACGGTCATCCGCTCCAAGGGGGCCGTGGTCGCGACGATCGAACCGTCGACCCGCTTCTATCCTGCCCGCCGCACGAGCCGGTCGGAGGCCGGTATTGCGACCCTCGGCCTTGGTCAAGTCTATATGAGCATTGCCGACGTGGCGCAAAATGGCTCGGTCAATGCGCGGATATTCTGGAAGCCGCTCGTGTCCTTGATCTGGATTGGGGCCTTGGTCATGGCTTTTGGCGGCGGCCTATCGCTCAGCGACCGGAGCTTCCGAGTCGGCATCGCGCGGCGCGCCCGCAAGGCCCAGGCGCCGCACCCGCAGCCGGCCGAATGACAATGTTTGCCCGAGCTTTCATTCTTGCTTGCGTTTTTATGCTGATGCCGCTCGCGGCCCGCGCGGTTCAGCCCGACGAAATCATGGCGGACCCGAAGCTGGAGGCGCGGGCCCGCGCACTCTCTGCTGAATTGCGCTGCATGGTGTGCCAGAACGAGTCGATCGATGAATCCAACGCCGATCTGGCCCGCGATCTGCGCCTGCTCGTGCGCGAAAGGCTCCTGGCGGGCGACAGCGACGAG encodes:
- a CDS encoding DNA-binding response regulator, encoding MRLLVVEDDKDLNRQMVAALSQAGYVVDRAFDGEEGWFLGDTEPYDAVVLDLGLPKKDGTSVLMEWRRAGRLMPVLILTARDRWTDKVQGFDAGADDYVAKPFHMEEVLARVRALLRRAAGHARSEFSCGPLHLDTRSGRVAVDGNPVKLTSHEYRLLSYLMHHHGRVVSRSEIVEHLYDQHFDRDSNTIEVFVGRLRKKLGVDVIQTIRGLGYLLAEPETKITDGKPPRADPSAGN
- a CDS encoding ATP-binding protein, giving the protein MRSDDVPAKPRPHSIAKRLFFSAALLSSAILLVAGLVLSTIYRRTAEANFDERLSVYLHALVADIATPREDSRTAPGQLGEPQFELPLSGWYWQITRLDLDKPEIRSSRSLFAAKLPRLSESGIPAGIGGARRGYAKGPDERVLRLLERIIDTGDQGIYLVQVAARTDEIDTQISRFEIELIITFSALALALVMSSAAQLRYGLKPLWQLREGVAAIRRGEAEKIEGDFPQDLAPLAGELNLLIGANREVVERARTQVGNLAHALKTPLSVIVNEAAIDPGPLANKVEEQAAIMRDQVSYYLNRARAAVRARTTGGVTEVGPAVEGLVRTFEKIYAQRAIEFSVLMPRLVRFQGERQDFEEMVGNLVDNAGKWAHEQVMIGIVAEPWRNIAERPFFHVTIEDDGPGLAAELRQAALARGQRLDETKPGSGLGLAIVADLASLYGGQLTLDDSPKGGLRADLRLPSG
- the ccmI gene encoding c-type cytochrome biogenesis protein CcmI is translated as MLWVIFAVLTAIAVMGVLWPLAKAPRGRARAELDIALYKAQLAEIGRDESQALVTPEDAQAARAQAARRLMGVAESATEPSPATSVTRVRLAAVAVLIFVPALALGLYLMIGRPELPDAPLAARLENPPSRTDFAAAIAKIEAHLAEHPEDGRGFEVLAPVYLRMGRPEEAARAARAALRLLGETPERLILYGEALVNAAHGSVTPEAKQSFEAALEKAPSAEKPRFFLGLAAEQAGDKAGAAEFWNKLIADAPADAPWVPVLRERIAALEGVAEPRNNELAAKIEAMPDADRMSAVRSMVDGLAARLAQNGQDLEGWLRLVRSYTVLHEPGKARSALNDAKRNLASDPSAIARIDALARELGLES
- a CDS encoding cytochrome c maturation protein CcmE; amino-acid sequence: MTRKQRRLVLISSALATLGFAVGLVLLALRDNIVFFYGPTELAQKAPQPGQRLRIGGLVKQGSLVHEAGQTIRFAVTDSKQQVEVTYTGFLPDLFKEGQGVVAEGTLGTDKIFHADSVLAKHDERYMPREVADALKKQGVWREGEDVPHADVGK
- a CDS encoding heme lyase NrfEFG subunit NrfE (cytochrome c-type biogenesis protein; required for the transfer of heme to apocytochrome c), which codes for MIVETGHYALVLALALALVNSVLPIWGSIARDQRLMAVAPPSAIIGFGLVAYAYFALTVAHVVSDFSLVNVVENSHSAKPLIYKITGVWGNHEGSMLLWVLVLSLFGAAVAAFSRSMPEDLRANVLAVQSWIAAAFLLFILLTSNPFARLAGAPAEGNDLNPLLQDPGLAIHPPLLYLGYVGLSITYSFAAAALISGRIDAVFARFVRPWTLIAWISLTLGIAMGSYWAYYTLGWGGFWFWDPVENASLMPWLAATALLHCTVVMEKRDALKIWTIFLAILAFSLSLLGTFLVRSGVLTSVHAFANDPRRGVFILLILVVFIGGSLALFALRAGGLKQGGLFAPISREGALVVNNLLLTTCCATVFVGTLYPLVLEALTGEKISVGAPFFNLTFVPLFIPLFILMPVGQCLPWKRGDLAAVAQRLTAAFAVGLAYMALLSIWRGGPAISVILSGVAVYVILGSFADLGRRLFGGGYSADMVSQRLRGIPRHAFGTAFAHAGLGVTLLGLAATGWGAEKITALNPSEKIEIGPYELTFESVVPRNVANYSELVGRTVIRSKGAVVATIEPSTRFYPARRTSRSEAGIATLGLGQVYMSIADVAQNGSVNARIFWKPLVSLIWIGALVMAFGGGLSLSDRSFRVGIARRARKAQAPHPQPAE
- a CDS encoding cytochrome c-type biogenesis protein CcmH, whose protein sequence is MFARAFILACVFMLMPLAARAVQPDEIMADPKLEARARALSAELRCMVCQNESIDESNADLARDLRLLVRERLLAGDSDEQIRAFLVRRYGDFILLKPPFKSETWLLWGAPFLILIAGGAVILFARRRQSQSASASVLTEAERAKLDTLLDGDGS